The genomic stretch GCCTCGAGCTCGAGTCTTCCATCTCGGTCGCCGATGGACTCACGTTCACCGGGGCGTACACCTGGCTTCGCGACTTCGAGATCGTCCGCACGAGCGATCCCGCGGAACTGCACAAGCGCGAGCCAACCGTACCTGAGCACACGGCATCGTTCTGGGGCCACTACCGGTTCGCACAGGGACGACTCCAAGGATTCGGCATCGGTGGCGGCATCCGCTACACGGGAGAGTCCTTTGGCGACATCGCCAACTCGGCGGAGTTGACGGTGCCGGACTACGCCTTGTTCGACGCAGCGGTGAGCTACGAGATTGGGGCCTGGCAACTCAGTATCAGCGGCAGGAACCTGGCCGACCGAGCGACCTTGACGTGCTGGGATAGTTGCTACTACGGGTCGCGCCGCGCCGTGAACATGACCATCGGCCATCACTGGTGAGCTCCGCCGAGCGCCAGCGAGAGACGGTGAGTCTCATTCCAATCGACCGCTCACGACATGGCCATCCACGATGCCTTCGCCGCCGTGGCCGGCGCATCGGGTGGAACGTCGGTCAGTCGCCTGCGATAGCAGAACCCGCCCAACCCGCTCCCGATTGTCAGTTA from Luteitalea sp. encodes the following:
- a CDS encoding TonB-dependent receptor; translated protein: MLRPRRTRSVGRSSFVSLGLFDLRRQNYLTTEPTTFLSRQTGEIQSRGLELESSISVADGLTFTGAYTWLRDFEIVRTSDPAELHKREPTVPEHTASFWGHYRFAQGRLQGFGIGGGIRYTGESFGDIANSAELTVPDYALFDAAVSYEIGAWQLSISGRNLADRATLTCWDSCYYGSRRAVNMTIGHHW